One stretch of Gouania willdenowi chromosome 16, fGouWil2.1, whole genome shotgun sequence DNA includes these proteins:
- the ino80c gene encoding INO80 complex subunit C produces the protein MASQLNITVKSQPSAASSAAPRSKKRPVGPPVSGSTLAAVSCSNSGSKKKKTPPSAAPTAAAQIVAVETVAEVKPSASTEVFPTPNTESTSKPPPFKDATFMHSGIGGAAAGKKNRTWKNLKQILALERTLPWTLDDPTYYNIEAPPSLKPAKKYSDISGLPANYTDPQTKLRFTSTEEFAYIRLLPTDVVTGYLTLRKATSIVP, from the exons ATGGCATCTCAGTTGAACATAACCGTGAAGAGCCAGCCCTCAGCCGCCAGCTCTGCGGCTCCGCGGTCGAAGAAACGCCCGGTTGGTCCGCCGGTGTCAGGCTCCACGTTAGCCGCCGTTAGCTGCTCAAACAGCGGcagtaagaagaagaaaacaccgCCATCTGCGGCTCCGACTGCAGCAGCACAG ATTGTTGCAGTAGAGACAGTTGCTGAAGTGAAACCATCAGCATCAACAGAAGTCTTTCCAACCCCAAACACAGAAAGCACCTCAAAGCCTCCACCATTCAAAGATGCAACTTTTATG CATTCTGGGATTGGTGGAGCAGCAGCAGGCAAAAAGAATAGGACCTGGAAGAACCTCAAGCAGATTCTGGCTTTGGAGCGGACTTTACCCTGGACGCTCGATGATCCCACCT ACTACAACATTGAGGCTCCTCCGTCTCTGAAGCCAGCCAAAAAATACTCCGACATCTCAGGACTCCCA GCAAACTACACAGATCCCCAGACAAAGTTACGCTTCACATCCACAGAAGAGTTTGCCTACATCCGACTCCTCCCCACCGATGTGGTTACAGGCTACCTCACCCTTCGTAAGGCCACCTCCATCGTGCCCTGA